In the genome of Desulfofarcimen acetoxidans DSM 771, one region contains:
- the hisG gene encoding ATP phosphoribosyltransferase has protein sequence MKLRLGLPKGSLQEATFQLFKKAGYNVSVGRRSYFPTIDDPEIEVLLMRAQEIPRYVHEGVLDAGLSGYDWITENEADVVEVADLVYSKQTNNPIRLVLAVANDSDIKEVEDLQGKRVATELVNVTKKFLKAHGVEAAVEFSYGATEVKVPHLVDAIADLTETGSSLRAHNLRIIATILQSNTKLHANKAAWEDDWKREKLQNMSVLLLGALRADAKVGLKMNVPEDKLPDILAVLPAMKKPTVSKLVESDWLAVEVVLDEKQVRDLIPAIKRAGAQDIIEYALNKVIP, from the coding sequence GTGAAATTACGTCTTGGACTGCCTAAAGGCAGCCTGCAGGAAGCTACTTTTCAACTGTTTAAAAAAGCCGGTTACAACGTCTCAGTCGGCAGGCGTTCCTATTTTCCCACTATAGATGACCCGGAAATTGAAGTATTGCTGATGAGAGCACAAGAAATCCCCCGCTATGTGCATGAAGGAGTCCTTGACGCGGGTTTAAGCGGTTATGACTGGATAACCGAGAATGAAGCGGATGTAGTGGAAGTAGCTGATTTGGTCTACTCAAAACAGACCAACAACCCTATCAGACTGGTATTGGCTGTGGCTAATGACAGCGACATTAAGGAAGTAGAGGATTTGCAAGGCAAGCGCGTAGCTACCGAGCTAGTTAATGTGACAAAAAAATTTTTAAAAGCTCATGGCGTAGAAGCAGCGGTAGAATTCTCTTATGGAGCAACAGAAGTCAAAGTACCGCATCTGGTTGATGCCATTGCAGACTTAACTGAAACAGGAAGTTCTCTAAGAGCGCATAACCTGCGTATCATTGCAACTATTCTCCAATCCAATACCAAACTGCATGCCAACAAAGCAGCTTGGGAAGATGACTGGAAGAGAGAAAAACTGCAAAACATGTCGGTACTGCTTTTGGGTGCGCTTAGAGCGGATGCTAAGGTCGGGCTAAAAATGAATGTGCCGGAAGATAAATTGCCAGATATTCTGGCTGTTTTGCCGGCTATGAAAAAACCTACTGTATCCAAACTGGTTGAGAGCGACTGGCTGGCGGTAGAAGTTGTGCTGGATGAAAAACAGGTGCGCGATTTGATACCGGCAATCAAGCGGGCAGGAGCCCAGGATATTATTGAATACGCTTTAAACAAGGTTATACCTTAA
- a CDS encoding UPF0280 family protein: MVYEARTYRKNYRQSDLAHFQVMIKETDLDIGVEKKNYKPKLVQLAQEISAKYRRQLEDYIKTHQEFLTSLEPVQLTPFAPAIAVQMAAAAKTAGVGPMAAVAGAVAESVGKELARHSDEIIIENGGDIYLRTNKIRRIGIFAGTSPFSGKIAMEILPELREYGICTSSGTVGHSLSFGKADAAIILSADAALADAVATATANLIQEPDDLHNALEFATAIPGIVGVVAIKADKLAVWGKIIKIVSA; encoded by the coding sequence TTGGTCTACGAAGCAAGAACCTACCGTAAAAACTATCGTCAATCGGATTTAGCTCATTTCCAGGTTATGATCAAGGAAACAGATTTGGACATTGGAGTTGAGAAAAAAAATTATAAACCTAAACTGGTGCAACTGGCGCAAGAAATTTCAGCTAAATACCGGCGCCAGTTAGAGGACTATATAAAAACACACCAGGAATTTTTAACATCCTTAGAACCGGTACAGCTAACACCATTTGCACCTGCCATAGCCGTTCAAATGGCTGCCGCCGCCAAAACCGCCGGTGTCGGGCCAATGGCTGCGGTGGCCGGTGCTGTGGCCGAATCGGTAGGAAAGGAATTAGCCCGCCATTCCGATGAGATAATTATAGAAAACGGCGGAGATATCTATTTACGCACCAATAAGATAAGGAGAATCGGTATATTTGCCGGGACATCCCCCTTTTCGGGTAAAATTGCTATGGAAATCCTTCCCGAACTAAGGGAGTATGGCATTTGCACCTCGTCGGGCACAGTTGGCCATTCTTTGAGTTTTGGTAAAGCCGATGCCGCCATCATTCTCTCTGCCGATGCAGCTTTAGCTGACGCAGTTGCTACCGCTACGGCAAATCTGATACAGGAGCCGGATGATTTACATAATGCACTGGAATTTGCCACTGCCATACCTGGTATTGTCGGAGTAGTTGCAATTAAGGCTGATAAACTGGCAGTCTGGGGAAAAATTATAAAAATTGTTTCCGCCTAA
- a CDS encoding BON domain-containing protein has product MTRKIPDRELQQKVRGFLENDLNLRRYELKANVNKGEVSVIGIVDTLSEKEYLNRHLAGLQGIQRINNGVTVSTDGAIDDEDVAFEVAEELGSDPQVNMLHVGVKSVNGTVFLQGRVDSEEEKDAAVKAASRARGVTNVVSQLKRKDHDLTLKEIFHSQVNNDREDSNKEDFIVE; this is encoded by the coding sequence ATGACCAGGAAAATACCGGATCGGGAATTGCAGCAAAAAGTACGTGGTTTCCTGGAAAATGACTTGAATTTGCGAAGATATGAACTAAAGGCTAATGTTAATAAAGGAGAAGTTTCGGTAATTGGTATCGTGGATACACTGTCTGAAAAGGAGTACTTGAACAGGCACTTGGCCGGCCTGCAAGGAATACAAAGAATCAATAACGGTGTAACTGTCAGCACTGACGGGGCTATAGATGATGAGGACGTTGCATTTGAAGTGGCTGAGGAATTAGGTTCCGACCCGCAAGTGAACATGCTTCATGTAGGGGTTAAAAGCGTTAATGGTACAGTATTTCTGCAGGGACGGGTTGACAGTGAAGAGGAAAAAGACGCTGCAGTCAAAGCAGCCTCCAGGGCTCGTGGGGTAACCAATGTAGTAAGCCAGTTGAAGAGGAAAGACCACGATTTAACTCTTAAAGAAATATTCCATAGCCAGGTGAATAATGACAGGGAAGATTCTAACAAAGAAGATTTCATTGTGGAGTAG
- the fabF gene encoding beta-ketoacyl-ACP synthase II → MYQRVVVTGMGLITPIGSDIPTFWDSLIQGKSGIRTIDRFNVSRFSTKVAGMVDSFKPEDFIDKKDVKRMDRFAQFAAAAAQMAAQDADFKVTEENAERVGVYIGSGIGGFSTIVEQHKIFLEKGPARISPFFIPMIIGNIASGHVSIIMGAKGPNSSPLSACATGTNALGDAFKIIQRGQADVMIAGGAEAAIIPVILAGFSASRALSQQNEQPEKASRPFDLNRDGFVMSEGAGILILESLEHALARGARIYAEITGYGMSGDGYHITQPAPEGRGAAQAMSEAIRDAGIKPSEVNYINAHGTSTLLNDKFETNAIKIVFGDHAYKLAISSIKALTGHLLGAAGAVEAIAAILTIKNGLIPPTFNYETPDPECDLDYVPNIPRKAKVKVTLSNSLGFGGHNASIIFREYNS, encoded by the coding sequence TTGTATCAAAGGGTTGTAGTAACCGGGATGGGCCTGATAACCCCCATTGGAAGTGATATTCCCACATTTTGGGATTCCTTAATTCAAGGAAAATCAGGCATCAGAACAATTGACCGCTTTAATGTTTCCCGGTTTTCAACAAAAGTTGCGGGCATGGTGGATTCTTTTAAACCGGAAGATTTCATTGACAAAAAAGATGTGAAACGCATGGACAGATTCGCACAATTTGCTGCTGCAGCAGCACAAATGGCTGCTCAGGATGCAGATTTTAAAGTGACAGAGGAAAACGCCGAACGAGTCGGAGTATATATTGGATCTGGAATCGGTGGTTTTTCCACTATAGTTGAGCAGCATAAAATCTTTCTTGAGAAAGGCCCTGCGCGAATCAGCCCGTTTTTCATTCCAATGATAATCGGTAATATAGCTTCAGGTCATGTTTCGATAATTATGGGAGCCAAAGGACCGAACAGTTCACCCTTATCCGCCTGTGCAACAGGCACCAATGCCCTGGGAGATGCCTTTAAAATTATCCAGCGCGGTCAGGCTGATGTAATGATTGCAGGTGGCGCAGAAGCTGCCATTATTCCGGTCATACTGGCAGGGTTCAGTGCTTCTCGCGCACTGTCACAGCAAAACGAACAGCCGGAAAAAGCCAGCCGCCCATTTGATCTTAATCGAGATGGGTTTGTAATGAGCGAGGGTGCCGGAATACTGATACTCGAGTCACTTGAACACGCGCTGGCCCGTGGTGCCAGAATATATGCCGAAATAACCGGTTATGGCATGAGTGGAGACGGGTATCATATCACTCAACCGGCACCTGAAGGAAGAGGTGCAGCACAGGCTATGAGTGAAGCTATTCGCGATGCCGGAATTAAACCATCAGAGGTGAATTATATCAATGCACATGGAACATCAACATTGCTTAATGATAAATTTGAAACTAATGCAATTAAAATTGTCTTTGGCGATCATGCCTACAAGCTGGCCATCAGTTCAATTAAAGCATTAACAGGTCACCTGCTTGGAGCCGCCGGAGCGGTTGAGGCTATTGCAGCAATATTGACTATAAAGAACGGCCTGATTCCCCCTACATTTAATTATGAAACTCCCGACCCGGAATGTGATTTAGATTATGTCCCTAATATCCCCCGTAAAGCCAAAGTTAAAGTCACCCTGTCCAATTCACTTGGGTTCGGTGGTCATAATGCTTCTATTATTTTCAGAGAATACAACAGCTAA
- a CDS encoding S-layer homology domain-containing protein, with translation MFRGAWGFLCKGFSTVLLALGLVWNAGFTPAYADINPVNTEIISPGVVLQTYMYNKTRIYAIKVDLSNPYVKIDTMIGADGTLNKAQSLTGMTSRTGAVAGINGGFFQMKNHRPIGLEFSNGNLVSSPAMREDMPGFAVTNNNQAIIGIFGFSGTVVSENGNSFPLFGINKPDYLLQDGQSADINHLNLYNSFWGTETRSDVSGQSGIVEVVVQNDLVVSVNQNKPGVPIPANGYVLEGHGAAAQFLLENLPVSSRVQTSYLVTPQTGNLRAALGGNTLLVQDGQLAPFTQEITGNYARTAVGIMPDNKTLYLAAAENGNGSVGTTQTGMAEFLLALGVNRAVNLDGGGSTTLSARHAGDGEASLINHPQLTQQRLLPDAVGVFSTAPKGNLGGLVVTGPDYVLGGTSVQYAVKGYDVNYNPYQVDQSSVSWKSDPQNAFQSNIFHPLSGGDYKIIASVNGVAGEKTAHVIGAESLSELVVSPASVIVEPGESVTFKTIAKTKSGQDYELYATDYQLQLQGDMGSLANNLFTAQTPGTGSITISFQGMVKTVQVIVRSTGANTAVVSNSSGAEVVLDENTVLQFPAQVVESPLNIEVIPLDDVAIPGYDVLKALDVAGSQPISWGEPWKLKYNYNKSDLLSLSPETSGEPLDSDDSTELLDPSDILLDPSDILTQTPGETDSNDDSQLASDLTPVVKVLFKGEGSDEWQLQPAWTVGQDNLQTINARIKGLGQVAVVVDEQPIPVFSDMKNHWAENIVTQMASREIVNGYPDGSFRPKNMITRAEFVALLYRALLWSKTENQVSFKDEIPEWAVDPVSAAVSRKAVSGYPDNTFKPSKGITRSEMAVIIDRVLNLPKTDKQQKSAFTDISSVPAWALDQVDRVAAAGILKGDKDKFRPLDSATRAEVAVAVSRVLDYWVTH, from the coding sequence TTGTTCAGGGGAGCTTGGGGTTTTTTATGTAAAGGTTTCAGTACGGTATTATTGGCTTTGGGGTTAGTCTGGAATGCCGGGTTTACGCCTGCCTATGCGGATATAAACCCGGTAAACACTGAGATAATCAGTCCCGGGGTGGTACTGCAAACTTATATGTATAATAAAACCAGGATTTATGCTATTAAAGTTGATTTGTCCAACCCCTATGTGAAAATTGATACAATGATCGGTGCCGACGGAACTCTTAATAAGGCTCAGAGTTTAACAGGCATGACATCAAGGACGGGGGCTGTAGCCGGTATTAATGGCGGTTTTTTTCAAATGAAGAATCACCGGCCGATTGGCTTGGAATTCAGCAACGGAAATCTGGTTTCCAGCCCTGCCATGCGTGAGGACATGCCTGGTTTTGCTGTGACTAATAATAACCAGGCTATTATCGGCATATTTGGGTTTTCCGGGACAGTTGTATCCGAAAACGGAAATTCATTTCCGCTGTTTGGTATTAATAAGCCTGATTACCTGCTGCAGGACGGCCAGTCTGCCGATATTAACCACCTTAATCTATATAACTCCTTCTGGGGTACTGAGACCAGGTCGGATGTTTCCGGACAAAGCGGAATAGTAGAAGTTGTAGTTCAAAATGATTTAGTTGTCTCGGTTAACCAGAACAAGCCCGGTGTACCTATTCCTGCGAACGGTTATGTTCTGGAGGGTCATGGGGCGGCGGCTCAATTTTTGCTGGAGAATTTGCCAGTATCCTCCAGAGTGCAGACGAGTTATCTGGTTACTCCCCAAACAGGCAACCTGAGAGCTGCCTTAGGCGGCAATACTTTGCTGGTGCAGGACGGCCAGCTAGCCCCTTTTACTCAGGAAATTACGGGTAATTATGCCCGTACCGCTGTAGGTATAATGCCTGATAATAAAACGCTTTATCTGGCCGCTGCTGAAAATGGCAATGGCAGTGTGGGTACTACCCAAACAGGTATGGCTGAATTTCTCCTGGCGCTTGGTGTGAACAGGGCAGTAAACCTGGACGGTGGCGGATCGACCACACTGTCCGCCAGGCATGCCGGAGACGGCGAGGCATCTCTAATCAATCATCCCCAGCTAACTCAGCAGCGTTTGCTTCCGGATGCTGTAGGAGTATTTTCTACCGCACCGAAAGGGAACCTGGGTGGTTTAGTTGTTACCGGTCCGGATTATGTTCTGGGCGGCACATCAGTGCAATATGCGGTGAAAGGTTATGATGTGAACTATAACCCTTACCAGGTAGACCAGTCGTCTGTTAGCTGGAAATCTGATCCGCAAAACGCCTTCCAGTCGAATATCTTTCACCCGCTCTCAGGCGGCGACTATAAAATTATTGCTTCTGTCAACGGTGTCGCAGGAGAGAAAACGGCGCATGTTATAGGCGCGGAAAGCCTGTCGGAATTAGTTGTTTCCCCTGCTTCAGTGATTGTTGAACCGGGCGAATCGGTAACATTTAAGACGATTGCTAAAACAAAGAGCGGTCAGGACTATGAGTTATACGCGACTGATTATCAACTTCAGCTGCAGGGCGATATGGGTTCCCTGGCAAACAATTTGTTCACAGCCCAAACCCCGGGAACCGGCAGTATAACTATTTCCTTCCAGGGAATGGTAAAAACCGTTCAGGTAATTGTGCGTTCTACGGGCGCAAATACTGCGGTGGTTTCAAATAGCAGCGGTGCGGAAGTAGTTTTGGATGAGAATACAGTATTACAGTTTCCGGCTCAGGTAGTGGAGTCCCCGCTAAATATTGAAGTTATACCGCTGGACGATGTTGCAATACCCGGTTATGATGTGTTAAAAGCATTGGATGTGGCCGGTTCCCAGCCGATATCATGGGGGGAACCCTGGAAGCTCAAATATAATTATAATAAAAGTGATCTGCTTAGTTTGTCGCCGGAAACATCGGGAGAGCCGCTTGACTCGGATGATTCAACTGAATTATTAGATCCTTCTGACATACTGTTAGATCCTTCTGATATACTGACTCAAACGCCGGGAGAAACAGATTCCAATGATGACAGCCAGCTTGCTTCTGACCTGACACCTGTAGTAAAGGTCCTGTTTAAAGGCGAGGGCAGCGATGAATGGCAGCTCCAGCCTGCATGGACAGTGGGGCAGGATAACCTGCAAACAATTAATGCCAGGATAAAAGGTCTGGGACAGGTTGCCGTAGTGGTGGATGAGCAACCAATACCGGTTTTCAGCGATATGAAAAATCACTGGGCTGAGAATATAGTGACTCAAATGGCCTCCCGTGAGATTGTCAACGGTTACCCGGACGGCAGTTTCCGGCCTAAAAACATGATTACGCGGGCTGAGTTTGTGGCCTTATTATACCGGGCTTTGCTCTGGTCTAAAACGGAAAACCAGGTTTCTTTTAAGGACGAGATACCCGAATGGGCCGTAGATCCAGTATCTGCCGCTGTGAGCAGAAAGGCGGTCAGCGGCTATCCCGATAACACCTTTAAACCATCCAAAGGCATAACACGTTCGGAAATGGCTGTCATAATTGATCGTGTGCTTAATTTGCCCAAGACAGATAAGCAGCAGAAGTCTGCATTTACCGATATATCTTCCGTTCCTGCCTGGGCACTGGATCAGGTTGACCGGGTGGCAGCGGCGGGAATCTTGAAAGGTGATAAGGACAAGTTTCGCCCTCTGGACAGCGCTACCAGAGCTGAGGTAGCTGTGGCAGTGAGCAGGGTTCTTGATTACTGGGTAACCCATTAA
- the cobT gene encoding nicotinate-nucleotide--dimethylbenzimidazole phosphoribosyltransferase, whose product MLQKAISMIGSLDQEAMNKAQQRLDSLIKPPGSLGVLEEVAVRLAGITGNHKPFIRKKTVVVMAGDHGVFEEGVSAAPQEVTYQMLPAFVHGVAGIGVLARHAGANLIVVDVGVAVPVDYPGVLRKKVKAGTGNIARGPAMTVEEAVQALEVGIETAWQEIDQGTDLLATGDMGIANTTPSTALLAVFGNLSVDEITGRGTLINDEVLNNKIKAIEAAIKVNKPDPADPVSVLAKVGGLEIAGLAGLILGAAARRVPVLVDGYISTAAALVASRICPLSKEYMLGSHLSGEKSHRYMLEVVGLKPMLHLDMRLGEGTGSALAMNIVEGSLRILHEMASYEEAKVSDVDESKILK is encoded by the coding sequence ATGTTGCAGAAAGCGATATCGATGATTGGTAGCTTGGATCAGGAGGCTATGAACAAAGCTCAGCAGCGGCTGGACAGTTTAATTAAGCCGCCGGGCAGCCTGGGTGTTTTGGAAGAAGTGGCTGTGCGTTTGGCCGGTATTACCGGAAATCACAAACCTTTTATAAGGAAAAAGACCGTGGTTGTCATGGCTGGCGATCACGGTGTGTTTGAAGAAGGTGTCAGCGCTGCGCCGCAGGAGGTAACCTATCAAATGCTGCCTGCTTTTGTACACGGTGTGGCAGGTATTGGTGTTTTGGCCCGTCATGCCGGAGCTAATCTTATTGTGGTGGATGTGGGGGTAGCAGTGCCTGTGGATTATCCGGGAGTATTGCGGAAAAAGGTCAAAGCGGGTACCGGTAATATAGCCAGAGGGCCGGCTATGACAGTGGAAGAAGCGGTACAGGCTCTGGAGGTTGGCATAGAAACTGCGTGGCAGGAAATAGATCAGGGAACAGATCTGCTGGCTACCGGCGACATGGGAATTGCCAATACCACACCGAGCACGGCTCTCCTGGCTGTCTTTGGCAATCTATCGGTAGATGAAATCACCGGTCGCGGGACTCTTATTAATGACGAAGTTTTAAATAACAAGATAAAAGCAATAGAGGCTGCAATTAAGGTCAATAAGCCTGATCCGGCTGATCCTGTAAGCGTGCTGGCCAAGGTAGGCGGTCTGGAAATTGCCGGGTTGGCCGGCTTGATCCTAGGCGCTGCAGCCAGGCGGGTGCCGGTACTGGTTGACGGTTATATCAGCACTGCCGCCGCTCTGGTTGCTTCGCGCATATGCCCCTTGTCCAAAGAGTATATGCTGGGTTCTCATTTGTCGGGAGAAAAGTCTCACCGGTACATGCTGGAGGTGGTCGGCCTGAAGCCCATGCTGCATTTGGACATGAGGTTGGGCGAGGGGACCGGATCAGCCCTGGCTATGAATATTGTAGAAGGTTCACTGAGAATATTGCATGAGATGGCAAGTTATGAAGAGGCAAAAGTATCAGATGTGGATGAGAGCAAAATTTTAAAGTAA
- a CDS encoding YlbF family regulator — MSLEKIYDMAVELGKAIAETEEFKDMKQSELAIMRNEDAAGLVEKLNNAKRGVERKKMLGELTEADAIEMGEIEKEVLSNQVVKQSFEANAMFNNFMQKISVKIRDGIREKSDHLV; from the coding sequence GTGTCTTTAGAAAAAATTTATGATATGGCGGTAGAGCTGGGGAAAGCCATTGCCGAGACGGAAGAGTTTAAGGATATGAAGCAAAGTGAGCTGGCCATCATGAGAAATGAGGACGCAGCGGGCCTGGTAGAGAAGCTTAACAATGCCAAAAGAGGCGTAGAAAGAAAAAAGATGTTAGGTGAACTTACCGAGGCGGATGCTATAGAAATGGGCGAGATTGAAAAAGAAGTTTTGAGTAACCAAGTGGTAAAGCAATCCTTTGAAGCTAACGCTATGTTTAATAATTTTATGCAAAAAATCAGCGTAAAAATACGTGATGGCATCCGTGAGAAATCTGATCATTTGGTCTAG
- a CDS encoding NIL domain-containing protein: MSPPKIVLRFTASISDKPIIYHLVKDYDLVVNIVKANINPHKEGMLILELSGEKYQEGLEYLRSQGVTVQPLTQEIVRNEDRCSSCGACTAICPSGALYIERPGMEVKFDSDKCVVCQLCLKICPLRAMEVRF; the protein is encoded by the coding sequence ATGTCTCCCCCTAAAATAGTATTGCGCTTCACTGCATCAATATCCGACAAACCCATTATCTATCATTTGGTTAAGGATTATGACCTGGTGGTTAATATTGTTAAGGCCAATATCAATCCTCATAAAGAGGGGATGTTAATTCTTGAGCTAAGCGGGGAAAAATATCAGGAAGGTCTGGAATACCTGCGCAGCCAGGGAGTAACAGTTCAACCGCTGACACAGGAAATAGTCAGAAATGAGGACCGCTGTTCCAGCTGCGGCGCCTGCACTGCCATTTGTCCCTCCGGCGCTCTTTATATTGAAAGGCCTGGTATGGAAGTTAAATTTGACAGTGATAAGTGTGTGGTCTGCCAGCTCTGCCTGAAAATATGCCCCTTACGGGCTATGGAGGTAAGATTTTGA
- the asnS gene encoding asparagine--tRNA ligase, with protein sequence MTTVLIKHLGRYVNQEVQIEGWLFNKRSSGKIRFIIIRDGSGQVQATLVRDETDPELFELASSVTQESSIRATGLVREEPRSPSGYELTVTGIEIVGGSQDYPITLKEHGVDFLADRRHLWIRGPRQASILRIRSEIEQAIRDFFYERDFILADSPIITALAAEGTTNLFEIDYHGEKAYLAQTGQLYSEATAMALGRVYNFGPVFRAEKSKTRRHLLEFWMAEAEMAYCDHEANLKIQEELVYYIIQRVLQRKSLELKTLKRDIGKLEAVSLPFPRISYTEAVKILRDSGEDFNWGDDFGAPQETLLSERFASPLFVHRFPAEIKAFYMKPDPEDSKVVLGADLLAPEGYGEIIGGGQRIEDLVLLRQKIMQHNLPEEEFQWYLDLRRYGSVPHAGFGLGLERTVAWICGIEHIREAVPFPRMLYRIRP encoded by the coding sequence TTGACAACAGTTTTGATAAAACACCTGGGACGATATGTTAATCAGGAGGTGCAAATTGAGGGCTGGTTATTCAATAAAAGGTCCTCCGGGAAAATTAGATTTATAATTATTCGGGATGGTAGTGGCCAGGTGCAGGCAACCCTGGTCAGGGATGAGACTGACCCGGAATTGTTTGAGCTGGCTTCAAGCGTAACTCAAGAGTCCTCTATCAGGGCAACAGGTCTGGTTAGGGAAGAGCCAAGGTCACCCAGTGGTTATGAATTGACGGTTACCGGAATAGAGATAGTTGGTGGATCGCAGGATTACCCAATCACGCTTAAGGAGCACGGGGTAGACTTTCTGGCAGATCGCAGGCACTTGTGGATACGGGGACCTCGCCAGGCTTCCATACTGCGTATTCGTTCGGAAATCGAGCAGGCTATCAGGGATTTCTTTTATGAAAGGGACTTTATATTAGCTGATTCGCCTATAATTACCGCTCTGGCAGCCGAAGGGACGACTAACCTTTTTGAAATAGATTATCATGGAGAAAAAGCCTACCTGGCTCAAACAGGCCAGCTTTACAGTGAGGCTACCGCCATGGCTCTGGGCAGGGTATATAATTTCGGGCCGGTTTTTCGGGCTGAAAAGTCTAAAACGCGCAGGCACCTACTGGAGTTTTGGATGGCAGAGGCCGAGATGGCCTACTGTGATCATGAGGCTAACTTAAAAATTCAGGAGGAACTGGTATATTATATTATCCAAAGAGTTTTACAAAGAAAAAGCTTGGAATTGAAAACATTAAAAAGAGATATAGGGAAGTTAGAAGCAGTAAGCCTGCCGTTTCCACGTATCAGTTATACCGAAGCAGTCAAAATTTTACGGGACAGCGGCGAGGATTTTAACTGGGGTGACGATTTTGGCGCTCCACAGGAAACCCTGTTGTCTGAACGTTTTGCCTCACCTTTATTTGTGCATAGATTCCCGGCAGAAATTAAGGCTTTCTATATGAAACCCGACCCGGAGGACTCAAAGGTTGTTTTAGGTGCCGATCTCCTGGCTCCCGAGGGTTATGGAGAGATTATAGGAGGCGGGCAGCGTATTGAGGATTTGGTACTCTTGCGGCAAAAGATTATGCAGCACAACCTGCCGGAGGAAGAATTTCAGTGGTATTTAGACCTGCGCCGTTATGGTTCCGTGCCTCACGCCGGTTTTGGACTGGGGCTGGAGAGAACCGTAGCCTGGATTTGTGGAATAGAGCATATAAGGGAAGCGGTGCCATTTCCCCGCATGCTCTACCGGATAAGGCCATAA
- a CDS encoding homocysteine biosynthesis protein — MSIKRTYTEINSKIKSGQAVVVTAEELIGMVKDKGIAATAEQVDVVTTGTFGPMCSSGAFINLGHSKPRMKIQKAWLNKVPAYGGIAAADVFLGATELPEDDPLNNSYPGEFRYGGGHVIEDMVAGKTIKYKAVAYGTDCYPLKEIETEITLQEINEAILMNPRNAYQNYNCAVNLSDRTVYTYMGMLKPGLGNAHYSTAGQLSPLLKDPDFRTIGIGTRIFLGGGIGYVIWNGTQHFPEHITDKDGKYLGSAGGTLSVLGDLKQMSPKWLKGSSFLGYGASLTVGIGIPIPVLDEDILRFAAASDEELYAPVVDYGDAYPNRKPGNLGYVSYAELKSGKISLNGKEIPTASMSSYKKAREIASILKGWILKGDFLLSQPAQLLPNTTSGIVGKALK; from the coding sequence TTGAGCATCAAAAGAACTTACACTGAGATCAACAGCAAAATAAAGTCAGGCCAGGCAGTTGTCGTAACAGCCGAAGAACTGATAGGCATGGTTAAGGACAAGGGTATTGCCGCAACCGCCGAACAGGTTGATGTCGTTACTACCGGAACTTTCGGGCCCATGTGCTCTTCCGGCGCTTTTATAAATCTCGGACACAGCAAGCCCCGCATGAAGATACAAAAAGCCTGGCTAAATAAAGTGCCTGCCTATGGCGGTATAGCCGCGGCCGATGTTTTTTTGGGAGCTACAGAGTTACCTGAGGATGACCCGTTAAACAACAGTTACCCGGGTGAATTCCGCTACGGCGGGGGCCATGTAATTGAAGACATGGTGGCAGGCAAAACCATCAAATATAAGGCTGTGGCTTACGGCACGGACTGCTACCCGCTAAAAGAAATTGAAACGGAAATAACCTTGCAGGAGATTAATGAAGCTATACTAATGAACCCCCGCAATGCTTATCAAAACTACAACTGTGCGGTAAACCTTTCCGACCGGACTGTTTATACTTATATGGGCATGCTTAAACCGGGACTGGGCAACGCTCACTACTCCACGGCCGGACAGCTCAGCCCCCTTTTAAAAGATCCCGATTTCCGAACTATCGGCATAGGTACCAGGATTTTTCTGGGCGGCGGGATAGGTTATGTTATATGGAACGGAACTCAGCACTTTCCGGAACACATTACTGATAAAGACGGCAAATACCTGGGTTCTGCCGGTGGCACCCTGTCAGTATTGGGCGACTTAAAACAAATGAGCCCTAAATGGCTGAAAGGCTCCAGTTTCCTTGGCTACGGTGCCAGCTTAACCGTAGGCATAGGCATACCGATACCGGTACTCGACGAAGATATCCTGCGCTTTGCCGCCGCTTCAGATGAGGAACTGTACGCACCGGTTGTTGATTATGGGGATGCCTATCCCAACCGCAAACCAGGCAATCTTGGCTATGTCAGCTATGCGGAGCTAAAATCCGGTAAAATATCCTTAAACGGCAAAGAAATACCGACAGCGTCTATGTCCAGCTATAAAAAAGCCAGAGAAATTGCTTCTATCCTAAAAGGATGGATCCTAAAGGGAGACTTTCTCCTTTCTCAACCTGCACAACTTCTGCCAAATACAACTTCTGGCATTGTGGGTAAGGCCTTAAAATAA